ATTGAAATGTCAGGGTTTGACAACTTCAACACGGATTTTTACCAGTCCAGCTACAGTGTCGATGACCAAAATAGCCAGGGATATGGCTATGGCAATACAGAGGACCCATACAATAAGTAGGTctctttgtgtgggtgtgggtgggtgtgtttgcgtgtctgcttAAAAAACTGGCCTACCCTTGGAAAACACAAAATGTCATTTTGTTATTCCTTATTAACCTCAACAATTACATCTAAGTTACACGATTACTTTTCTATTTGGATATTGGCATTGCATGTGGTCTGGAGTATTTTTGATCAGTGTATTTGACCTGTGTTCTGTCCCCTGTGGTCTCTCCCTTTCTGTggtctctccctttcctccattTCCACACTCCCCTTTCTACCCTTTCCCTTGTTCCATCTCTACAGGCAATATGGGCAGTATGACTATTCCCAGCCCATGGGTTATGGCAACCCAGGCATGGCgccccagccccagcagcccTACACAGGACAGATCTTCCAGCCTGCGACCGCCTACACCCCTGCCCCAGCACAGTCCATGTACAGCAGCAGCTTTGAGGACGAACCGCCCCTactagaaggtgtgtgtgtgtgtgtgtgtgtgtgtgtgtgtgtgtgtgtgtgtgtgtgtgtgtgtgtgtgtgtgtgtgtgtgtgtgtgtgcgcgcgcgcgtgtgtgcacgtggtgTTTCGCATAATCACATCATTGTGATTTTTGACTAGGTTAGAAAGGAATGGCTGAATCCAACGCTTGATTGCCTGTGAGGCTGTGATTGGATTTTGCATCCGAGTCTTTCAAGCCAATTAACTTTTCTCTTCTCAGTAGTCTAGGTCCATTGAAGTATGAACAGTGCACAAATGCACCTCATAGATATTAGTGGTCTGATTGGTCGTATGTACTGGAATGACGAGGTGTCCTGCAGTACACAGGGGCATTTGATGGATGTCTATTGAAAGACTTCATTTGTAAACTTGCTGTCTATGGAAAGGCCGTCTGACCAAACTCTGCATATGTGAGCATGGGGTGACAGCCAGGCGACAGGTGCAGGTATGGCATGTGGCCATTTGGCCAAGCGGTGATCTGATGCTCAAACAGCAcaaccaaaaatactggataagagaaagataacgcaaaccacgcccactcaatgcaaaagcgtgggctcaagttgggtctcctaagggggcgttgtcccctccttcttcttctatttttgaggtgtttgctcaagacgtgcgctaccgccatctacagcgctaagggggcttgatttattctcaacctcaggactccgaaggtctcctaaccgaaggtctcctaagggggcgttcacccgacataaagtggataccagaaaagaaacaaaatgacgcttctttcTTTGGATCTACTTTCTTTGGCACAACCCTACCTGTAGAGTCACACCCATGTGTCTTCATCCCCCATCTTGCACAGTAAATTAGGGCTACAGACTGCAGTACGTTCTGTAAGCCGCTAAAATGACCTCTCCCACCGAAAGGACTAAAATATGTATTGggggcagggctttgaaccgttatttttttccaaacgttccgttccgaacagaaacggaattataacgtttccggttctgagttccaccaataaattgacgttctcgaaccggttagaaccaaaaaatattgttcccggaacggttaatttcgttcctgtcagctgattactccccataggcctaactgacgttaaccaagaaagacagaagtgcaaatgagtcagcctaaattcaaaactgtttattcaagcggatgaaaagaatatcctccagaattttgacattcagggacgacctaagcggagaagcagagaataaacctcaatgatgaaaatgtgcgctccacgctgacttgggtaatggggagcactatgatggacattgtgagtttgtgcatatttgaagcggccatggatgcccaattaTGCCGAACGTTGTCGGTGCGCTTTGCacacgcttccctgcaatgtcttacaataatgcaatgcaaactctgtcctttcgtatgacagtggtttctcttaattaagatgtggagtgaagactttgtaatctacagctctctctccattcagtcagagaatgtctgatgtcacacaggacgtgaacctcagccgccatggtaacgtgcgcaggcaaataatgactttttttgtttgtttgaggaacggtattaaccgatattaaccggttaccattatttttaaataagtgttcccgttccagaacataaaaaataataacgtttccggtttcgtttctgttccctgtaaaatacaaaaagttcctggttttcgttttcgttccttgaaccggttcgaagccctgattGGGGGTGTGTTCCAGTCTCCTGCCTAGTTTGCCTGAAGTTGACAAAGAAATAGCTTGGAAGactgaccctgtttctcaaaagtgtcattgctaaccagttagcaacttagtattTTGGGaacctatgggaaattgcattgaaaccaTGTAAGTTGCCAACTTCGTTATCACTGATactgttgagaaatgcacccctgtgctgATTTAGTTATTGTGTGTTGAAAATGATGGTGTACATTGTTACCACGCATCCCTCTGCTGACAGTGAACCTCAGCAGGCTTTCACAAATACAAAAGTTTCCAGATTATTGTTAGTACATCCGTAGAAACTATCCCTGTCATAAGATACTTGTCATTGCGATAAGTATAACATTATttggggtgtgtttgtttgtgcagttGGCAAGTTCCCAGGTACACTACACAGACAATCTGGCACACAGACTGAATCATATTCTAAACGAAATTATCTAGCTGCTAATGAATGATTGTGTTTTTTAAGAAAAATGGTGCTGGAACTTCAGCAAATCTTAGGCACTAACTTCTTGAAACCCTGTAAGTGGAAGTATAAACAGTGCTGTATTCATTTAGGCATACAGAGCCAGTTTCTCTTCCAGTTTCTATTTGCTGAGGCCACATGCAGGCAGTATGTTTTCGGATCACATGCAGTTGTCTAAGAGAAACGTGCAGTAGTAGAAGAGTGTTTTCTTAAGGGAGGGCAGACAGGCCTGTCaccaccaggcaagcaaactaggggTCCTCAGCTTGGGGGGCCCAGCCGAAAGGGTTATGTGCTTGTATCCAAATGACTGCAATGGCAACCTCATTCCAATCACTGAAAAAGTGCAATGATGCTGCTATCGAAATCTCTTTAAAGGGGGCCCTAAGTCCCTCTTTACCcaggcccccaaataccttgaaatgggGGCCtcagttttgtttgtgtgtaattgTATGCATTCAGCTGGCTTGAATGTTCGAAACTGTCATTGCTGTTGCCAAAATGTGTTAGTGATTTGATGGTTgagtgggcagggccggatttaTTTTTGGAATTCTCCGATCCGGTGTTGTGCTTTTGaaattgagcacacacacacacacagttatgagaaatcacacagacacaaacacattcaagCTTTCTTTGAAACTTGCAACACACACCCACTTGGAACTGACATAATGCAAGCAGTGAAAGTCAGACTGTTGACAGTTAGTGGTGGTTATGACtgccatacagtatatcacgcaagtgaatacacccctcacagtttttcagatttttgagtacatcttttcataggaaagcattacagaaatttcactttgacacaatgattagggaccttttaacaacatatttaaccgcttaaatttcattttcactcagaaaaaaacaaaatacagccattaatgtttgaacatgtactcacaaaagtgagtacaccccagattaaaatccggtagagaaggggctgtgttggctcgaatcgtctcaaaatgaaacgcaatgaaaagggaggtcatcagtgtgcgtttcaacctttctttgcattgaacttttacattttgagtctgcatctggcttaaatacattggtttgagatttgaatgcaatcctatggagaatatcttgatctgcttcagtagtcacagtgcatgttgacatgcatgtttcttttaggtgtatttcagattgccaatgttgacagcattcatgcatccccaaaccatgtcagtcccactaccatgcttggctattgagaggatacacttttttgtaaaactcacttgtttaccaccacacatgcttgacaccatctaaagcaaatttgtttatcttggtctcaagagagatgaacagaccaaggatatggatcactggaacaatgtcgtgtgatctgaagagatcaagataaacaaatatactttagatggtgtcaagcatttgtggtggtaaacaagtgagttttacaaaacaagtgtatcctatcaaaatccaagcatggtagtgggactgacatggtttggggatgcatggatgctgtcaacattggtaatctgaaatacgcctaaaagaaacatgcatgtcaacatgcactgtgactactgaagcagatcatgatattctccataggattgcattcaaatctcacgccaatgtatttaagccagatgcagactcaaaatgttaaaATTCAATGCGAAGAAATTTTGAAacgtacactgatgacctcccttttcatcccttttcatttcgtttcatttcgagacgattcgagcaaacacagccccttctctaccggactttcatgttcaaacattaatggctgtattttgtatttttctgagtgaacaagaaatttaagcggttaaatatgttgttaaaaggtcactaatcattgtgtcaaaatgaaatttctgtaatgctttcctatgaaaagatatactcacaaatctgcaaaactgtgaggggtgtattcactttcgtgatatactgtattggtATATGATATTAGCAGCAATTTTGTCCGTATGATGTGACgttagctgtgtgtgtctgtgtgtgtgtctgtctgtaatgcCATTTTATTCTGATGAAGGATCTGTCGTTTTGCAGAGTTGGGCATCAACTTTGACCACATCTGGCAGAAGACGCTAACGGTGCTGCATCCCATGAAGGTAGCTGATGGTAGCATCATGACAGAGACGGACCTGGCTGGACCCATGGTCTTCTGCCTGGCCTTTGGCGCCACACTGCTATTCGTAAGTAACCTGGCTGGACCCATGGTCTTCTGCAGGGCCATACCTTGGGGTGGTCCAAGGGGACAATTACCCAGGGTGGCACCGGTGAAAGGGTGACACCGTCACGATACTCCGCCACCGGCTGCGTCATGAACATCGCCAATTAGCGCTATTAACATGTGATTTCTATGCTATTACCACAGTATTGCAATAATATCATGgtattagcagagagagtagagagagagaggttccgctggcccattgtttccaggttctattattgcaagggggcaggggggggggaaatccccctttaggcagacctaagcagacctaaggactgttctattcaatgctaggagtattatgacacgcccctttaggcagactggaacctggtcatgttaggtgcccatagcaacctattacattggcatatctctatatacttaaagaatctctggtattagtgTTTGTTTACCAGGAAGGGGGGTATTGCCCAGGGctccagtcattgtaggattgccACCCATGGGCTTCTGCCTGGCCTTCAGTGCCATGATGCTATTCACGAATTTGCAAGACAACAGCGTCCAGGGTTTGCATGATCGTGGAAATCCTGGAAAAGCCATGACATTTTGTAAATTCAATGAACGTTCTGGAAAACTCATGGAATTTTGCTATTGTATTAACATAACTACAGCCTTCTATTAAGTCATTGTTAGTCGAGTATGATTATTTCCAAAGGAACACTCTCGCATACAATAAAGGCATTGACAATACTTTGAGTGGTTAAAAACTATAATGTCATCCCACAGGGTGAGTTGAAAGGGGTCGCATTTCATATTTAGCCCACATTCAGGGTGCTATGAAGTCATGGAAAATGCACCTTAGGTCACAGAAAATGATCACTATTTTGTCAAAAATAGTGGGAACCCTGAGCGTCATGCAGAGGTAGAAAAACAACGTACAATCAGCAGTCACATAAGCATCGAACGACTGGCTATTTTCAGGCCTGatcgcatgcgtgcatgcaataTTTATAATGCCGTCACCAGTAATTgagcacttttttttttagaccaTCAGTAAACTGTCAAATGAAATTACTTGCAGCTGTACATACTGAAGTGATGAAGTGGTTCCCATTtgtcattttacacacacacacacacacacacacacacacacacactcttgtgtttAATGCAATTAGGTCAAAGAAATCACTGGTGGCATTATTCAAGCTGAAACCTGACCCAGACCTTCTAACTAACTACCGGTTAACTAAACTGTctttccattttgtgtgtgtgcgtgtactggaaataggatgctgctttaaTGCATATATGTACCCGAGCTTTGctgaaaatgtgtgaaatatcaacCAATAGTTCATGCATTGACCGAAAGTGACTATAAAACATTTATGGTGGCACTCCTCTATGGTAGCCTAGGTCATGTTCATAGACTATGTGTGAGAGGACTGCAAGTAGCCGGCTTAAGTAAGAAGATAGCAAAGCAGCTAGCTACGTATTGTTCACTGTCTGCTGTTACAGGCACGTTTCATATATTGGAGGAGATGCCTTTTGTACCCATGAATTAGGCTGTAGACCTGTATGATTCTTTGGTAGTGACGTAGAAGTCACAtcattgcttctttaacattgtttgggccgctgtattgttttctcagtaattattggtcctcccaaataaatgTAATCAAATGTGTGCGTGCCCTGCGTGCTtctaagcgtaatgtaatgcaTGTGCTTCCATTCCAGACGGGTAAGATCCAGTTTGGCTACGTGTACGGCATCAGTGCCATCGGCTGCCTGGGCATGTACTGCCTCCTCAACCTCATGGCCATGACGGGGGTGTCCTTCGGCTGCGTCGCCAGCGTCCTGGGGTACTGCCTCCTTCCCATGATCCTCCTTTCCAGCTTCGGCGTGCTCTTCTCCCTACAGTAAGTAGAGCGGGGGGTGGCAGGGGCCACATGTGAACTGCTGGATTTCCTACGTGGTGCActcgggcagtcatgggcaagaggtttaagctacattcacacacgtcgctactggCTACTCGTTCAGTGAgagaagtcaatggaatgtttgtGTTCCAGCGAAGCGAGATCTGGACAGGCAAGGAGGTTGGTTTTTGGTTAACCCCATCACGACTGTAGCCAACTTCTCGATGATCCCCCAGCTTTGATGGTGCTGCTGGAGCTCCCTCTCAATGGTCCGGCGCCATGTCATCGGCAAGGAGAGTTGGAAGCTTTTCCAGCGATAGAAGTTGCCAATTACGTAGAATGCAGAGTTTGGATTATTTACAGTTTACTTTTGCAGTGACTGACCAACCCACGGGAATattagtgaacgttccatgagcgagtggcgaaCAAGCGAGTGAGCTAGAAGCGAGCAACTAGTAGCGaaatgtgtgaatgtagctttaggGAGCTGGACTTGTAGCTTGTAGGTGGGCAGGGAGAGTGAATAACCAGCTGTATCGGGAGGCAAAATGATAAGCCAGAACTATGCAACATTTAAGGGGAGAACAGAATGGAATGGCTTTTTCTTTTGTATAGTAGCAATAATGAGCATTCTTTTCTTTGCTAGAAAGTAGCTCTATGTAGTGCGTGTGTGAACATTTCAGACACACCCATCAGTAAGTGTGTTGGACATTGTGTGGGTGGACATAGCCGCTGCGGGCTACCTGTGGATGCCCTCCCCATGGTGCAATTTTTCCATTTGAAAGTTGTCCAAATGCACCTCACGCTCTAGTCTCGAAGGACTGGACCAAACGCCCACCAACGA
This window of the Engraulis encrasicolus isolate BLACKSEA-1 chromosome 7, IST_EnEncr_1.0, whole genome shotgun sequence genome carries:
- the yipf5 gene encoding protein YIPF5 isoform X1, with the translated sequence MPHCIEMSGFDNFNTDFYQSSYSVDDQNSQGYGYGNTEDPYNKQYGQYDYSQPMGYGNPGMAPQPQQPYTGQIFQPATAYTPAPAQSMYSSSFEDEPPLLEELGINFDHIWQKTLTVLHPMKVADGSIMTETDLAGPMVFCLAFGATLLFTGKIQFGYVYGISAIGCLGMYCLLNLMAMTGVSFGCVASVLGYCLLPMILLSSFGVLFSLQGMMGIVITAVIIGWCSLSASKIFISALEMEGQQLLVAYPCALLYGVFALISVF
- the yipf5 gene encoding protein YIPF5 isoform X2 — encoded protein: MSGFDNFNTDFYQSSYSVDDQNSQGYGYGNTEDPYNKQYGQYDYSQPMGYGNPGMAPQPQQPYTGQIFQPATAYTPAPAQSMYSSSFEDEPPLLEELGINFDHIWQKTLTVLHPMKVADGSIMTETDLAGPMVFCLAFGATLLFTGKIQFGYVYGISAIGCLGMYCLLNLMAMTGVSFGCVASVLGYCLLPMILLSSFGVLFSLQGMMGIVITAVIIGWCSLSASKIFISALEMEGQQLLVAYPCALLYGVFALISVF